One window of the Arthrobacter sp. D5-1 genome contains the following:
- the speB gene encoding agmatinase yields MEELRIEANGNLGPIDSSRIPRYAGAATYARLPRLDQVSKADVTVVGVPFDSGVSYRPGARFGANHVREASRLLRPYNPAWDVSPFENIQVADAGDMAVNPFNINEAIETVQQNALDLTANGSKLVTLGGDHTIALPLLRAAAERAGEPIAMLHFDAHLDTWDTYFGAEYTHGTPFRRAVEEGILDTEAISHVGTRGPLYGKKDLDDDHRFGFGIVTSADVYYQGVLETVAKIRDRIGNRPLYISVDIDVLDPAHAPGTGTPEAGGITSRELLEIIRGFRGMNLVGADIVEVAPAYDHAEITGVAGSHVAYELVTLMADNAVEGDRQGAPNGYAQQALGARIAELAKATGDQR; encoded by the coding sequence TTGGAAGAGCTCCGTATTGAGGCCAACGGCAACCTTGGTCCCATCGATTCGTCCCGCATCCCGCGCTATGCCGGTGCCGCCACCTATGCCCGCCTGCCCCGCCTGGATCAGGTCTCCAAAGCCGACGTCACGGTAGTTGGCGTTCCCTTTGACTCCGGCGTCTCTTACCGCCCCGGCGCGCGCTTCGGCGCCAACCACGTACGCGAGGCCAGCCGCCTGCTCCGCCCGTACAACCCCGCCTGGGACGTGAGCCCGTTCGAGAACATCCAGGTTGCTGACGCCGGCGACATGGCCGTGAACCCGTTCAACATCAACGAGGCCATCGAAACCGTCCAGCAGAACGCCCTGGACCTCACGGCCAACGGCAGCAAGCTGGTCACCCTGGGTGGCGACCACACCATTGCCCTGCCCCTCCTCCGCGCAGCCGCGGAGCGCGCCGGTGAGCCGATCGCCATGCTTCACTTCGACGCACACCTGGACACCTGGGACACCTACTTCGGCGCCGAGTACACGCACGGCACGCCCTTCCGGCGAGCCGTCGAGGAAGGCATCCTGGACACCGAAGCCATCAGCCACGTGGGTACCCGCGGCCCGCTGTACGGCAAGAAGGACCTCGACGACGACCACCGCTTCGGCTTTGGAATCGTCACCTCCGCAGACGTCTACTACCAGGGCGTGCTGGAAACTGTGGCCAAGATCCGTGACCGCATCGGCAACCGTCCGCTCTACATCTCCGTCGATATCGACGTCCTGGACCCGGCCCACGCCCCGGGTACCGGCACCCCCGAGGCCGGTGGCATCACCAGCCGCGAACTCCTCGAAATCATCCGTGGCTTCCGCGGCATGAACCTCGTCGGTGCGGACATCGTAGAAGTCGCCCCGGCGTATGACCACGCAGAAATTACCGGTGTGGCAGGCAGCCACGTAGCCTACGAGCTCGTGACCCTCATGGCCGACAACGCCGTCGAAGGTGACCGACAAGGTGCCCCGAACGGTTATGCACAGCAGGCACTGGGCGCCCGCATCGCGGAGCTCGCCAAGGCAACGGGAGACCAGCGATGA
- a CDS encoding MarR family transcriptional regulator encodes MSVGSATATDLVHQIFDLQRTLRCVVTAHMARVPDVGMALQGVMRFIGEGEARATQLATRLGVSAPVLSRHVTELEDLGFVVRRPDPADGRAQLLALTESGAAKLREFEEQRSVRLRDYLADWSEADALEASQVINKLTVSLKDSIRATAAGSITTHQTA; translated from the coding sequence ATGTCCGTCGGTTCGGCCACGGCAACAGATCTTGTTCATCAAATTTTCGACCTCCAGCGCACCCTACGTTGCGTGGTGACCGCCCACATGGCCCGCGTTCCCGACGTCGGAATGGCGCTCCAAGGGGTCATGCGGTTCATTGGCGAGGGGGAGGCCCGGGCTACCCAACTGGCCACACGCCTGGGCGTCAGCGCTCCGGTCCTGAGCAGGCATGTCACCGAGCTTGAGGACCTTGGCTTTGTGGTGCGGCGACCGGATCCTGCGGATGGCAGGGCCCAACTCCTCGCCCTGACAGAAAGTGGCGCGGCCAAGCTGCGCGAATTCGAAGAACAACGCAGCGTGAGACTGCGGGATTACCTGGCGGATTGGAGCGAGGCAGACGCCCTCGAGGCCTCCCAGGTCATCAACAAACTCACTGTGTCCCTCAAGGACTCAATCCGGGCAACGGCGGCCGGCTCCATCACAACACACCAGACAGCTT
- a CDS encoding cupin domain-containing protein, translating into MKALPVEPSNVPVAIGSRIRAARQAQRLTIEQVADATGLTKGFLSRVERDLTSPSVASLVTLCQVLSVSVGDLFAAPETHLTKRDDGPRISLGGQGIVERLLTARSERRLQILQATIEPRGRGENELYAVDCDVDVLHVIKGRIKLILTNEAYDLEEGDTLSFPGREPHTWINPTDETVEVLWVLVPAASR; encoded by the coding sequence ATGAAGGCTCTCCCCGTTGAACCGAGCAATGTTCCCGTTGCCATCGGTTCCAGAATCCGCGCAGCCCGGCAGGCGCAGCGCCTCACCATTGAGCAGGTGGCTGATGCCACCGGGCTGACCAAGGGCTTCCTCAGCCGCGTGGAGCGTGACCTGACGTCGCCGTCGGTCGCTTCACTGGTCACCCTGTGCCAGGTGTTGTCGGTCTCTGTGGGTGACTTGTTCGCCGCCCCGGAGACGCACCTGACCAAGCGCGACGACGGCCCCCGTATCTCCCTGGGTGGCCAAGGCATCGTGGAGCGGTTGCTGACGGCCCGCTCCGAGCGCAGGCTCCAGATTTTGCAGGCCACCATTGAGCCGCGGGGCCGCGGGGAGAACGAGCTCTACGCCGTGGACTGCGACGTCGATGTCCTGCACGTGATCAAGGGCAGGATCAAGCTCATTCTGACCAACGAGGCATACGACCTCGAAGAAGGGGACACGCTCTCCTTCCCCGGCCGCGAACCGCACACGTGGATCAACCCCACGGACGAGACCGTCGAGGTGCTCTGGGTGTTGGTGCCGGCGGCGAGCCGCTAG
- a CDS encoding thiamine pyrophosphate-binding protein — protein MIDFDPGTAAPTKGTNQRNGGDLVVETLEALGAKTVFGIPGQHALGLFDAMGRGNLHFVSSRVENNSAFAADGYSRATGEVGVLFLSTGPGALTSLAGLQEAYATGVPMVVVASQIPLDGLGARRKGMLHQLDDQKASAANVTKSQRLIQHASGIPSAIQDAWTEAISSPQGPVWIEIPQNVLLDPIMVPPVEDALAEAFDNPPRVELIREAVKWLSTAERPAIIAGGGTRRGRAEKSLLSIAEQLRAPVICTPGGNGAFPWTHELSLQSWIEDRYMTDVLEDADVLIVIGSSLGEVTSNYFTFEPRGRIIQIDAEPRVLESNRPGLGIRADAGQALAALDEALAAAGAADKVTRSWHGTSPEDVVKDSLAKVKARLESQDLAKELKFMSDIREAVPADMQTFWDMTISAYWGWSCWDARQGQFHSAQGAGGLGYGFPAAIGGAVGLETTGKPSRVLAVSGDGSSMYSISELATAKQHNVPVTWLIVDDGGYGILREYMVGAFGQATATELARPDFVKLAESFGVPARRVAPEEVGDALKASFEADGPNVVVVETLLKMFGPTHLDD, from the coding sequence ATGATTGATTTTGATCCCGGCACGGCAGCGCCCACCAAGGGGACCAACCAGCGCAACGGCGGGGACCTCGTCGTCGAGACCCTTGAAGCGCTGGGTGCGAAAACCGTTTTCGGTATTCCAGGCCAGCACGCACTGGGTCTTTTTGACGCCATGGGCCGCGGCAACCTCCACTTCGTCTCCTCCCGCGTGGAGAACAACTCGGCGTTCGCTGCCGACGGCTACTCCCGCGCCACCGGCGAGGTAGGTGTGCTGTTCCTGTCCACCGGCCCGGGCGCGTTGACGTCCCTGGCAGGTTTGCAGGAGGCCTACGCCACGGGCGTTCCCATGGTGGTTGTCGCCAGCCAGATCCCGCTCGATGGCCTGGGTGCACGTCGCAAGGGCATGCTGCACCAGCTTGATGACCAGAAGGCTTCGGCCGCGAACGTCACCAAGAGCCAACGACTGATCCAGCACGCCTCCGGTATCCCGTCGGCCATCCAGGACGCCTGGACTGAAGCGATTTCCTCGCCGCAGGGTCCGGTCTGGATCGAAATTCCGCAGAATGTCCTGCTGGACCCGATCATGGTGCCCCCGGTTGAGGACGCCCTCGCCGAGGCATTCGACAACCCGCCCCGCGTCGAGCTGATCCGCGAGGCCGTGAAGTGGCTTTCGACGGCGGAACGTCCGGCGATCATCGCAGGCGGCGGTACACGCCGTGGCCGTGCTGAGAAGTCGCTGCTCTCCATCGCCGAACAGCTCCGTGCTCCGGTCATCTGCACTCCGGGCGGCAATGGTGCGTTCCCGTGGACCCATGAGCTGTCCCTGCAGTCATGGATCGAGGACCGGTACATGACCGACGTCCTGGAAGACGCCGACGTCCTCATTGTGATCGGCTCGTCGCTGGGCGAAGTGACATCCAACTACTTCACGTTCGAACCCCGCGGCCGCATCATCCAGATCGACGCCGAACCCCGTGTCCTCGAATCCAACAGGCCGGGCCTGGGCATCCGTGCCGACGCCGGCCAGGCCCTCGCAGCACTGGACGAAGCCCTCGCGGCGGCAGGGGCCGCGGACAAGGTGACGCGATCCTGGCACGGCACCAGCCCGGAAGACGTAGTCAAGGATTCTCTGGCCAAGGTCAAGGCCCGCCTGGAATCCCAGGACCTTGCCAAGGAACTGAAGTTCATGTCGGACATCCGCGAGGCCGTCCCGGCCGACATGCAGACGTTCTGGGACATGACCATTTCCGCTTATTGGGGCTGGAGCTGCTGGGACGCCCGGCAGGGCCAGTTCCACTCCGCCCAAGGCGCCGGTGGCCTCGGCTACGGTTTCCCGGCTGCCATCGGTGGTGCCGTCGGGTTGGAGACCACGGGCAAACCGAGTCGTGTGCTCGCTGTATCCGGTGACGGCTCGTCCATGTATTCCATCTCCGAGCTCGCCACGGCCAAGCAGCACAACGTCCCGGTCACCTGGTTGATCGTGGACGACGGCGGTTACGGCATCCTCCGTGAGTACATGGTGGGCGCTTTCGGTCAGGCCACGGCCACCGAGCTCGCGCGCCCGGACTTCGTGAAGCTTGCCGAGTCCTTCGGTGTCCCGGCACGCCGGGTAGCACCGGAAGAAGTGGGGGACGCGCTCAAGGCCTCCTTCGAAGCGGACGGACCCAACGTCGTCGTGGTTGAAACACTGCTGAAGATGTTCGGCCCCACGCATTTGGACGACTAA
- a CDS encoding DUF559 domain-containing protein: MDALKYLQEAGGVARTGQLLRAGFSRSDVESLTSRGAIRPRRGVLMLSDHRPEFAAAIRNNALVSCASAASHYGLWLRTAPSQHHLTCDHGHGSGFIRHRTARFDPHAALPVAAIEDVVLHAMTCLEAPASTAMATSAIRLHGVPLALLKEQLRGDRSRPALKALHELDLRAESIIEVDAQHLFRAHGIAFDAQVAIPGVGRVDFLLQEFLIVEVDGFAYHSSRQALRNDLSRNNASTVNGYAVLRYPPEVIWFEPDRVVAEVRAVLARRPGTLPPG; encoded by the coding sequence ATGGACGCTTTGAAGTATCTGCAGGAAGCCGGCGGAGTAGCCCGCACGGGTCAACTTCTCAGGGCAGGGTTCTCCCGCTCGGACGTGGAGTCACTGACGTCCCGGGGAGCGATTCGTCCCCGCCGGGGCGTGTTGATGCTCAGTGACCACCGGCCCGAGTTCGCTGCGGCCATCCGCAATAACGCTCTTGTCTCCTGCGCCAGCGCCGCATCGCACTATGGCCTCTGGCTCAGGACCGCCCCCAGCCAACATCATCTGACCTGCGACCACGGGCACGGCAGCGGGTTCATCAGGCACAGAACGGCGCGCTTCGACCCCCACGCCGCACTCCCTGTTGCAGCGATTGAGGACGTGGTGCTTCACGCGATGACATGCCTGGAAGCTCCGGCGTCAACAGCCATGGCAACATCGGCAATTCGGCTGCACGGCGTGCCCCTGGCACTGCTTAAGGAGCAGCTTCGCGGGGACAGGTCGAGGCCGGCCCTGAAGGCTCTGCACGAGCTCGACCTACGTGCGGAATCCATTATTGAGGTGGATGCGCAGCACTTGTTCCGCGCCCACGGAATTGCCTTCGACGCGCAGGTGGCAATACCTGGAGTGGGGCGCGTGGACTTTCTTCTCCAGGAATTCCTCATTGTCGAAGTGGATGGCTTCGCGTACCACTCCAGTAGACAGGCCCTGCGGAATGACCTGTCACGGAACAACGCCTCCACCGTCAACGGATATGCAGTGCTGAGGTACCCACCGGAGGTGATCTGGTTCGAGCCGGACCGCGTTGTTGCAGAAGTCAGGGCAGTCCTTGCACGAAGGCCCGGTACGCTCCCTCCCGGTTAG
- a CDS encoding APC family permease has product MTTLSRPPADPANRPKNSFKLKPWLLEGMPDTSGKRQGPHGRPSDAHKPQAWWKVMCLTGLDYFSTLGYQPAIAALAAGLLSPLATLLLVLATLAGALPVYRRVARESPRGEGSIAMLERLLPRWGGKLFVLALLGFAATDFMITITLSAADATAHLIENPFAPHFLEGQHVVITLALIAGLGVVFLRGFKEAINVAVVLVAAFLALNLVVIVVSMTHLFTEAGVITDWWTALTTSHGDPIMMIALALLVFPRLALGLSGFETGVAVMPQIKGHATDTEANPAGRIKGAHKLLTTAAIIMSSFLITSSFTTVMLIPAAEFQDGGKAEGRALAYLAHKFLGDGFGTVYDVSTIAILWFAGASAMAGLLNLVPRYLPRYGMAPAWARALRPLVLVFTVIAFIVTIIFQADVNAQGGAYATGVLVLITSASIAVTLSARRRKQRGQFIGFGIISLVFIYTTVVNSIERPDGLKIAALFILGIMVVSFISRMRRAFELRATHIKMDEKALEFTANASEGPVRIIAHEPKHLSASRYREKLQHAQQASHLPVDCDAVFIEVIVDDSSDFEQELQVVGKIRHGFKILEVHSNNVPNTVAAVLLHIRDVTGFMPHIYFRWTEGNPISNLSKFLFFGEGEIAPVTREVLREAEPDITRRPWVHVG; this is encoded by the coding sequence GTGACCACCTTGTCGAGGCCTCCGGCCGATCCGGCCAACCGGCCAAAGAACTCCTTCAAGCTCAAGCCCTGGCTGCTGGAAGGAATGCCGGACACCTCGGGCAAGAGGCAAGGCCCCCACGGCCGCCCGTCGGACGCCCACAAGCCGCAAGCCTGGTGGAAGGTCATGTGCCTCACCGGCCTGGACTACTTCTCCACGCTCGGCTACCAGCCCGCCATCGCCGCACTGGCAGCGGGCCTGCTGTCCCCCTTGGCCACCCTGCTCCTGGTGCTGGCAACCCTGGCCGGCGCACTGCCCGTCTACCGGCGTGTGGCCCGCGAGAGTCCTCGCGGCGAAGGCTCCATTGCCATGCTGGAACGACTCCTCCCCCGCTGGGGCGGCAAGCTCTTTGTCCTGGCCCTCCTGGGATTCGCCGCCACGGACTTCATGATCACCATCACGCTCTCAGCTGCCGACGCCACAGCACACTTGATCGAGAACCCCTTCGCGCCGCACTTCCTGGAAGGCCAGCACGTTGTCATTACACTGGCTTTGATCGCCGGGCTGGGTGTGGTCTTCCTTCGCGGATTCAAGGAAGCCATCAATGTGGCAGTGGTACTGGTGGCAGCGTTCCTGGCACTGAACCTTGTGGTCATCGTCGTATCCATGACCCACCTCTTCACCGAAGCCGGAGTCATTACCGACTGGTGGACCGCACTCACCACCTCCCACGGCGACCCCATCATGATGATCGCCCTGGCCCTTCTGGTCTTCCCACGCCTGGCACTGGGGCTCTCCGGATTTGAAACCGGCGTGGCCGTCATGCCCCAGATCAAGGGGCACGCCACAGACACCGAAGCCAACCCCGCAGGCCGGATCAAGGGCGCCCACAAGCTCCTCACCACGGCCGCCATCATCATGAGCTCGTTCCTCATCACCTCCAGCTTCACCACCGTCATGCTGATTCCAGCCGCCGAGTTCCAGGACGGTGGTAAAGCAGAGGGCCGCGCGCTCGCCTACCTTGCCCACAAATTCCTCGGCGACGGCTTCGGTACCGTCTACGACGTCAGCACCATCGCCATCCTCTGGTTCGCCGGAGCGTCCGCCATGGCCGGGCTGCTGAACCTCGTTCCGCGATACCTGCCCCGCTACGGCATGGCCCCCGCCTGGGCCCGGGCACTGCGCCCGTTGGTCCTGGTGTTCACCGTGATCGCCTTCATCGTCACCATCATCTTCCAGGCCGACGTCAACGCCCAGGGTGGCGCGTATGCCACCGGCGTACTGGTCCTGATCACCTCTGCTTCCATCGCAGTCACCCTGTCCGCACGCCGAAGGAAGCAACGTGGCCAGTTCATCGGCTTCGGAATCATCTCCCTCGTCTTCATCTACACCACAGTGGTCAACTCGATCGAGCGTCCTGACGGCCTGAAGATCGCGGCACTCTTCATCCTGGGCATCATGGTGGTCAGCTTCATCTCCCGCATGCGGCGCGCCTTCGAGCTCCGGGCCACCCACATCAAAATGGACGAGAAAGCCCTGGAATTCACCGCCAATGCTTCCGAGGGACCCGTCCGGATCATCGCGCATGAACCCAAACACCTCAGCGCCAGCAGGTACCGCGAGAAGCTACAGCACGCCCAGCAGGCCAGCCACCTGCCCGTCGACTGCGACGCCGTCTTCATCGAGGTCATTGTGGATGACAGCTCGGACTTCGAACAGGAACTCCAGGTTGTGGGCAAGATCCGGCACGGTTTCAAGATCCTTGAAGTACACAGCAACAACGTCCCCAACACTGTGGCGGCCGTGCTGCTCCACATCCGGGACGTCACTGGATTCATGCCCCACATCTACTTCCGTTGGACCGAGGGCAACCCGATTTCAAACCTCAGCAAGTTCCTCTTCTTCGGCGAAGGCGAGATCGCGCCGGTGACCCGGGAAGTGCTGAGGGAAGCCGAGCCGGACATCACCCGCCGACCGTGGGTGCACGTGGGCTGA